A part of Methanocorpusculum vombati genomic DNA contains:
- a CDS encoding DUF371 domain-containing protein: protein MLRSIPTGKIYLSRHNQIIAKAMEITEIIHCRGHKNVRALHKSTFEITKETELSPNGDCIIAVDADRGAADLSPAFRDALSRDGTILTTTLSCGGVTAIVRSEGCAGITLTHETDLVWRRSTFLCPRTVAIYSDHTARQLPRDLIEKLQNEEEMTVTLRAEFP, encoded by the coding sequence ATGCTGCGCAGTATCCCAACCGGGAAAATCTATTTGTCCCGGCACAACCAGATCATAGCAAAAGCAATGGAGATCACCGAAATCATTCACTGTCGCGGTCATAAAAACGTCCGGGCACTGCACAAAAGTACCTTTGAGATCACCAAAGAAACCGAACTGTCTCCCAACGGGGACTGCATCATCGCGGTCGATGCAGACCGCGGCGCCGCTGATCTCTCTCCCGCATTCCGAGATGCCCTCTCCCGCGACGGAACTATTCTCACAACCACACTCTCCTGCGGTGGTGTTACCGCAATCGTCCGGTCTGAGGGATGCGCCGGTATCACACTCACGCACGAAACCGATCTCGTCTGGCGGCGCAGTACCTTCCTCTGCCCCCGGACAGTTGCTATCTACAGTGATCACACCGCCCGGCAGCTTCCGCGCGACCTGATCGAAAAGTTACAGAACGAAGAGGAGATGACCGTTACTCTTCGGGCTGAATTTCCGTGA
- a CDS encoding phenylacetate--CoA ligase family protein, with protein sequence MAYYNEKIETLPKAELEKLQYQELKVLVERLYAGSVFYHDKMKAAGVLPSDIKSIADIAKLPTMKKTDLRDNYPDKLVCCPKEDLVRYHVSSGTTGKPTVVAYTKNDVELWAEAVARSLASCGLGRGDVLQVAYGYGLFTGGLGLHYGGEKLGATVIPASTGNSERQIELIQDLETTAIACTPSYFIHLIDVAKKMGVDIAKDTKLRTAILGAEPWSAAMRQYIHDQSGVTAHNIFGTSEISGPMFTDCGELNGMHICGDIAYTEILDPETGEVLPPGEKGELTMTILKKEAIPMIRYRIGDITSILEGDCPCGRTSPRIDRLQGRVDDMLVIRGINVFPSAVEHALLRVPELTSHFMLEITRTGPLDDMLVKVELKPDAMTDSINGLIGLQSRVERTLRDALNVSAKVELCPPNSLPRFEGKAKRVVDHRVF encoded by the coding sequence ATGGCATACTATAACGAAAAAATTGAAACGCTTCCCAAAGCAGAGTTGGAAAAACTGCAGTACCAGGAACTGAAGGTCCTTGTTGAACGTCTCTATGCAGGCTCCGTCTTTTATCACGACAAGATGAAGGCGGCAGGCGTGCTTCCGTCCGACATCAAATCCATTGCAGACATTGCAAAACTTCCGACGATGAAGAAGACGGATCTCCGCGACAATTATCCGGACAAACTTGTCTGTTGTCCAAAGGAGGATCTTGTCCGCTATCATGTCTCTTCGGGGACAACCGGCAAACCGACGGTCGTTGCCTACACGAAAAATGATGTGGAACTGTGGGCCGAGGCGGTTGCACGATCCCTTGCGTCCTGCGGTCTCGGCCGCGGCGATGTACTGCAGGTCGCCTACGGGTACGGTCTGTTTACCGGCGGTCTTGGTCTGCACTACGGTGGTGAGAAGCTGGGCGCAACAGTGATCCCGGCATCCACGGGAAACTCCGAGCGGCAGATTGAACTGATTCAGGATCTGGAAACAACGGCGATTGCCTGTACGCCTTCCTACTTCATCCACTTAATTGATGTGGCGAAGAAGATGGGCGTTGATATTGCGAAGGATACCAAACTCCGGACTGCCATTCTTGGTGCCGAACCGTGGTCTGCGGCAATGCGGCAGTACATCCATGACCAGTCCGGGGTCACGGCCCACAACATCTTCGGAACGTCTGAAATTTCGGGCCCGATGTTTACTGACTGCGGTGAGCTGAACGGTATGCACATCTGCGGTGATATTGCCTATACGGAGATTCTGGATCCCGAGACCGGCGAGGTGCTTCCTCCGGGAGAGAAAGGTGAGCTGACGATGACGATTCTGAAGAAAGAGGCAATTCCGATGATTCGTTACCGTATCGGTGACATTACCTCAATTCTTGAGGGAGACTGTCCATGCGGCAGAACGTCTCCGCGCATTGACCGTCTGCAGGGACGGGTTGATGACATGCTGGTTATCCGCGGCATCAATGTGTTCCCGTCGGCGGTGGAACACGCACTTCTCCGCGTGCCGGAGCTGACGAGCCACTTTATGCTGGAGATTACCCGCACGGGCCCGCTGGATGATATGCTGGTGAAGGTGGAGCTCAAGCCGGATGCGATGACGGACAGCATCAATGGTCTGATCGGTCTGCAGTCACGGGTGGAGCGGACACTGCGCGATGCGCTGAATGTATCCGCAAAGGTTGAGCTGTGCCCGCCAAACTCCCTTCCGCGTTTTGAGGGGAAAGCAAAACGTGTTGTGGATCACCGGGTGTTCTAA
- a CDS encoding acetolactate synthase: MTRNKYFIKQLSIFSENKSGRLAAIAKVFEESKVNIHAFSIAEANSFGVVRAIVDKPEIAFEAFSKQDYALQYTDVLGIKMDDVPGGLYHVANLLGSIGINIEYAYAFRTGTFGTLIVKVSNPGDAVEKILAAGLELVPATDYNF, from the coding sequence ATGACGCGAAACAAATATTTCATCAAACAGCTTTCGATATTTTCGGAAAATAAATCCGGACGGCTTGCAGCAATTGCAAAAGTGTTCGAGGAGAGCAAGGTCAATATCCATGCGTTCAGTATTGCCGAGGCAAACAGTTTCGGTGTGGTGCGGGCGATTGTGGATAAGCCGGAGATTGCATTCGAGGCATTTTCGAAACAGGATTATGCACTGCAGTACACCGATGTTCTGGGCATCAAGATGGACGATGTTCCGGGAGGTCTGTACCATGTGGCAAATCTTCTGGGCAGTATCGGCATCAACATTGAGTACGCGTATGCGTTCCGTACGGGGACGTTCGGTACGCTGATTGTAAAGGTGTCAAACCCCGGGGATGCGGTAGAGAAGATTCTTGCTGCAGGTCTTGAACTTGTTCCGGCGACGGATTATAATTTCTAA
- a CDS encoding ACT domain-containing protein — MTSEYSIKQLSIFAPNTPGTLAEIAKIFLDSGVNISAFCIAEANNFGVVRAVVDKPDTAFQAFEKKNYLLKFTDVLAVRMDDVPGGLYEVAATFGAAGLNIEYAYASRSAATPTLVVYVSNTDIPLETAVEKILASGLVLVRAAEMRT, encoded by the coding sequence ATGACCAGTGAATATAGTATCAAACAGCTTTCGATCTTTGCTCCCAATACACCCGGAACACTGGCGGAGATCGCGAAGATCTTTTTGGACAGCGGGGTAAACATTTCGGCGTTCTGCATTGCGGAGGCGAACAACTTTGGTGTGGTGCGGGCAGTTGTGGACAAACCGGATACGGCCTTTCAGGCGTTTGAAAAGAAAAATTATCTGCTGAAGTTTACGGATGTCCTTGCAGTGAGGATGGATGATGTTCCGGGCGGCCTCTATGAAGTTGCAGCAACGTTCGGTGCTGCGGGTCTGAATATTGAGTATGCCTATGCGTCACGAAGTGCCGCAACTCCGACGCTGGTGGTGTATGTTTCCAATACCGATATTCCGCTGGAGACGGCTGTCGAAAAGATTCTTGCATCCGGTCTTGTTCTGGTACGTGCGGCAGAGATGCGGACCTGA
- a CDS encoding HVO_0476 family zinc finger protein, whose protein sequence is MIILDCPVCGEETDFEILKEPPEAVVRCTECGHTMRVTLKEPKIFTIKTIVSYGTESHTGTIELMEGDICSIGDFLVAEVGDESYGVEVMSIERDNARRAKLPAEEIEVLWTRLVDKVIIRASLNKGAVTIPLYEQVPGDKVYTVDHITSVGGKQFRITRIKLRKGNIIQRKDKTAQAHEIKRIYGERS, encoded by the coding sequence ATGATAATTCTTGACTGTCCCGTCTGCGGTGAGGAGACGGATTTTGAAATCCTCAAAGAACCGCCGGAGGCAGTCGTGCGCTGCACAGAATGCGGCCACACCATGCGGGTTACGCTGAAAGAACCAAAGATCTTTACCATCAAAACCATCGTCAGCTACGGCACCGAATCCCATACCGGAACCATTGAGCTTATGGAAGGAGATATCTGCTCTATTGGAGACTTTCTGGTGGCAGAGGTCGGTGACGAATCCTATGGCGTTGAGGTCATGTCCATTGAGCGTGACAACGCCCGCAGAGCCAAACTTCCGGCAGAAGAGATCGAAGTTCTCTGGACACGCCTTGTGGACAAAGTCATCATCCGCGCTTCCTTAAACAAAGGCGCGGTTACCATCCCGCTCTACGAACAGGTGCCGGGCGACAAAGTGTACACCGTCGATCACATCACTTCGGTCGGCGGAAAACAGTTCCGGATTACCCGCATCAAACTGCGAAAAGGCAACATCATCCAGCGAAAGGACAAGACCGCTCAGGCACACGAGATCAAACGCATCTACGGCGAGCGGTCATAA
- a CDS encoding phenylacetate--CoA ligase family protein → MFWNEKMETLRGKELQELQLKRLKETVARTQNIGFYQKMFAEAGIRPEDIKTLDDLSKIPFTKKSDLRGGYPFGFLAVPMNRINRIHTTSGTTGKPTVVAYTKNDLNSWSELIARNLTMVGLHEGDIFQNASNYSLFTGGLGFHYGAEKIGCSVVPAGVGNTKRQIEMIQDFGVNAIHCTPSYAMHLTEVAEDMHANLDSLRVGVFGAEAWSENMRRDLENRLNIKAYDSYGMSELFGPGVAFECPEQNGLHIWHDCYIVEIIDPKTGETLGPGEKGEMVVTPLVKEAMPLLRYRTGDITMLMEDDCPCGRGQKIARLFGRSDDMLTVRGINVFPSQIEHVLKNIPEVGDQFMVYIDRVNHLDEMTIDVEINKHLFSGELSDLARLQNKIGKALHETLTLRANVQLVEPGSLPRFEGKAKRVVDRRTI, encoded by the coding sequence ATGTTTTGGAATGAAAAAATGGAGACCCTGCGTGGAAAAGAACTGCAGGAACTTCAGCTGAAGCGGCTGAAGGAGACTGTTGCACGAACGCAGAATATCGGTTTCTATCAGAAGATGTTTGCCGAGGCGGGCATCCGCCCGGAAGATATCAAAACACTCGATGATCTGTCAAAGATTCCTTTTACCAAGAAATCCGATCTTCGCGGCGGATATCCGTTCGGGTTCCTCGCGGTTCCGATGAACCGGATCAACCGGATTCACACAACGTCGGGCACAACCGGCAAACCGACGGTTGTTGCCTACACCAAAAATGATCTGAACAGCTGGTCGGAATTAATCGCCCGCAATCTGACGATGGTCGGACTTCATGAGGGTGACATTTTCCAGAACGCCTCAAACTATTCGCTGTTTACCGGCGGTCTCGGTTTCCATTACGGTGCGGAAAAGATCGGCTGTTCCGTTGTTCCGGCAGGTGTCGGCAATACCAAGCGGCAGATTGAGATGATTCAGGACTTCGGCGTAAACGCGATTCACTGCACCCCAAGCTACGCCATGCATCTTACCGAGGTTGCCGAAGACATGCACGCAAACCTTGATTCGCTCAGAGTCGGGGTGTTCGGTGCTGAGGCATGGTCCGAGAACATGCGCCGCGACTTGGAAAACCGTCTCAACATCAAAGCCTATGACAGCTACGGTATGAGCGAGCTGTTCGGTCCGGGCGTTGCATTTGAGTGTCCTGAACAGAATGGTCTGCACATCTGGCACGACTGCTACATTGTGGAGATCATTGACCCGAAGACCGGTGAGACACTCGGTCCCGGCGAGAAAGGCGAGATGGTGGTAACGCCTCTTGTCAAAGAGGCAATGCCGCTTCTCCGGTACCGTACGGGAGACATTACGATGCTCATGGAGGATGACTGTCCCTGCGGCCGCGGTCAGAAGATTGCACGGCTGTTCGGCAGAAGCGATGATATGCTGACCGTGCGCGGCATCAATGTGTTCCCGTCCCAGATTGAGCATGTGCTCAAAAATATTCCCGAGGTCGGCGACCAGTTTATGGTGTACATTGACCGCGTGAACCATCTGGATGAGATGACGATTGATGTGGAGATCAACAAGCACCTCTTCAGCGGTGAGCTGAGTGATCTCGCCAGACTCCAGAATAAAATCGGCAAAGCGCTGCATGAAACTCTTACCCTTCGCGCCAATGTTCAGCTTGTCGAACCGGGATCCCTTCCGCGGTTCGAGGGCAAGGCAAAGCGGGTTGTGGACCGGAGGACGATCTGA